A single genomic interval of Puntigrus tetrazona isolate hp1 chromosome 1, ASM1883169v1, whole genome shotgun sequence harbors:
- the cpz gene encoding carboxypeptidase Z isoform X1 translates to MINSVRRSDCHIIQFMDSKMITVLILLSSLATCWGVPRRCSPEEAAIGRCRTPAEERPQCMEMVLGYCQDVPYSHTIFPNIVGQRSRQDLEMGAEYLLLSVIHGLLNGECSPDIRLLGCSVLAPRCQDNKLMKPCRSTCEMVKKSCIHAFEAIQMAWPYFLDCDRFFVGDEEGCYDPLSELREKQDVAFANISDGGVFTVIQFTYHTNPQMFSILKKTASKCSHISQTYSIGRSVEGKDLLAIEFSNNPGQHDLLEPEIKLIGNMHGNEVLGRELLIYLAQYLCSEYLLGNERIQTIINTTRIHILPSMNPDGYEIAASEVADRNDPENINQEGHEYNGWTSGRANAQSLDLNRNFPDLTSIFYNRRRFRHFRSDHIPIPESYWLNKVVAPETYAIMKWIRSHPFVISASLHGGELVISYPFDFSRHPQEERMYSPTPDEQIFRQLARTYADAHATMSNNDTERCGASFASKGGITNGAQWYSFAGGMSDFNYLHSNCYEITVELGCDKFPSEEELYPEWLRNKEALLSFMEFVHRGIKGIVKDVHGNGIKGATISVRGMRHDITTAEDGDYWRLLNPGVHIVTAAASGYSKVSKRIHLPRNTQVGRVDFVLKKVPREPSLDYFNIPELDNYERFDPFNQFEESSRRDLGENGEERTEKPWWWAYFSQLGTSAPTWLLRNY, encoded by the exons ATGATCAACTCTGTACGTCGTAGCGACTGCCACATCATTCAGTTTATGGACAGCAAAATGATCAcggttttaatacttttaagcTCGCTGGCGACGTGCTGGGGCGTCCCAAGAAGATGTTCTCCGGAAGAAGCAGCGATAG gaaGATGCAGAACACCTGCAGAAGAGAGGC CGCAGTGTATGGAGATGGTGCTTGGTTACTGTCAGGATGTGCCCTACAGCCACACCATATTCCCCAACATAGTGGGCCAGCGTTCACGGCAAGATTTAGAGATGGGTGCGGAGTACTTGCTCTTGAGCGTGATCCACGGCCTGCTCAATGGAGAGTGTTCTCCAGACATCCGTCTGTTGGGCTGCTCGGTGTTGGCTCCACGTTGTCAAGACAACAAGCTGATGAAGCCTTGCCGCAGCACGTGTGAAATGGTGAAAAAGAGCTGTATTCATGCCTTTGAGGCCATCCAAATGGCATGGCCTTACTTTCTGGACTGCGACCGATTCTTTGTTGGTGACGAGGAGGGCTGTTACGACCCACTGTCAGAGTTAAGAG AAAAGCAGGATGTCGCCTTTGCCAACATATCTGATGGTGGCGTTTTCACTGTCATTCAGTTTACTTACCACACCAATCCCCAGATGTTCAGCATCCTAAAGAAAACAGCATCAAAATGCTCTCATATCTCACAAACATATAGCATAGGGCGCAGTGTGGAGGGAAAAGACTTACTGGCTATTGAATTCTCCAATAACCCTGGACAACATGACCTAT TGGAGCCAGAGATAAAATTAATTGGGAACATGCATGGGAACGAGGTTCTGGGCCGAGAGCTGCTGATCTACCTGGCTCAGTATCTGTGTTCTGAGTATCTGCTGGGCAACGAGCGAATTCAGACCATCATCAACACCACACGCATCCATATCCTACCCTCCATGAATCCCGACGGCTATGAGATTGCCGCTTCTGAGGTAGCCGATAGGAACGACCCCGAAAACATCAACCAGgaa GGTCATGAGTACAACGGGTGGACCAGCGGTCGGGCCAACGCACAGAGTCTCGATCTGAACCGCAACTTCCCCGACCTCACCTCCATCTTCTACAATCGCCGTCGCTTCAGACATTTTCGTAGTGACCACATCCCAATCCCCGAGTCTTACTGGTTAAATAAG GTAGTTGCACCAGAGACCTATGCTATAATGAAGTGGATAAGATCCCATCCTTTCGTTATATCTGCCAGTCTTCACGGTGGAGAGCTGGTCATCTCATACCCTTTTGACTTCTCTAGACACCCTCAAGAAGAAAGGATGTACTCCCCAACACCAGATGAGCAA ATTTTTAGGCAGTTGGCCAGGACGTATGCAGATGCCCATGCCACTATGTCTAACAATGACACAGAGAGATGTGGAGCCTCATTTGCCAGTAAAGGAGGCATCACCAATGGAGCTCAGTGGTATAGCTTTGCTGGAG GGATGTCCGACTTTAACTATCTGCACAGTAACTGTTATGAGATCACTGTGGAGTTGGGCTGTGATAAATTCCCCTCTGAGGAGGAGCTCTACCCCGAGTGGCTCAGGAATAAGGAGGCGCTTCTCAGCTTTATGGAGTTT GTCCACAGAGGTATAAAGGGCATTGTGAAAGATGTACATGGAAATGGCATAAAAGGAGCCACGATATCCGTTAGAGGGATGCGACATGACATCACTACAG cTGAAGATGGTGATTATTGGAGACTGCTGAATCCCGGTGTCCACATTGTGACTGCAGCTGCCTCCGGCTACTCTAAAGTATCTAAGCGCATTCATCTGCCGAGGAACACGCAGGTGGGCCGGGTGGACTTTGTGCTGAAGAAAGTCCCGCGAGAACCCTCTCTTGACTACTTTAACATCCCTGAGCTGGACAACTATGAGCGTTTTGACCCATTTAATCAGTTTGAAGAGTCCAGCCGGAGGGATCTGGGAGAGAATGGGGAGGAGAGGACTGAGAAGCCCTGGTGGTGGGCTTATTTCAGCCAGCTGGGCACGTCTGCACCTACCTGGCTCCTGCGGAACTACTAG
- the cpz gene encoding carboxypeptidase Z isoform X2 has protein sequence MINSVRRSDCHIIQFMDSKMITVLILLSSLATCWGVPRRCSPEEAAIGRCRTPAEERPQCMEMVLGYCQDVPYSHTIFPNIVGQRSRQDLEMGAEYLLLSVIHGLLNGECSPDIRLLGCSVLAPRCQDNKLMKPCRSTCEMVKKSCIHAFEAIQMAWPYFLDCDRFFVGDEEGCYDPLSELREKQDVAFANISDGGVFTVIQFTYHTNPQMFSILKKTASKCSHISQTYSIGRSVEGKDLLAIEFSNNPGQHDLLEPEIKLIGNMHGNEVLGRELLIYLAQYLCSEYLLGNERIQTIINTTRIHILPSMNPDGYEIAASEGHEYNGWTSGRANAQSLDLNRNFPDLTSIFYNRRRFRHFRSDHIPIPESYWLNKVVAPETYAIMKWIRSHPFVISASLHGGELVISYPFDFSRHPQEERMYSPTPDEQIFRQLARTYADAHATMSNNDTERCGASFASKGGITNGAQWYSFAGGMSDFNYLHSNCYEITVELGCDKFPSEEELYPEWLRNKEALLSFMEFVHRGIKGIVKDVHGNGIKGATISVRGMRHDITTAEDGDYWRLLNPGVHIVTAAASGYSKVSKRIHLPRNTQVGRVDFVLKKVPREPSLDYFNIPELDNYERFDPFNQFEESSRRDLGENGEERTEKPWWWAYFSQLGTSAPTWLLRNY, from the exons ATGATCAACTCTGTACGTCGTAGCGACTGCCACATCATTCAGTTTATGGACAGCAAAATGATCAcggttttaatacttttaagcTCGCTGGCGACGTGCTGGGGCGTCCCAAGAAGATGTTCTCCGGAAGAAGCAGCGATAG gaaGATGCAGAACACCTGCAGAAGAGAGGC CGCAGTGTATGGAGATGGTGCTTGGTTACTGTCAGGATGTGCCCTACAGCCACACCATATTCCCCAACATAGTGGGCCAGCGTTCACGGCAAGATTTAGAGATGGGTGCGGAGTACTTGCTCTTGAGCGTGATCCACGGCCTGCTCAATGGAGAGTGTTCTCCAGACATCCGTCTGTTGGGCTGCTCGGTGTTGGCTCCACGTTGTCAAGACAACAAGCTGATGAAGCCTTGCCGCAGCACGTGTGAAATGGTGAAAAAGAGCTGTATTCATGCCTTTGAGGCCATCCAAATGGCATGGCCTTACTTTCTGGACTGCGACCGATTCTTTGTTGGTGACGAGGAGGGCTGTTACGACCCACTGTCAGAGTTAAGAG AAAAGCAGGATGTCGCCTTTGCCAACATATCTGATGGTGGCGTTTTCACTGTCATTCAGTTTACTTACCACACCAATCCCCAGATGTTCAGCATCCTAAAGAAAACAGCATCAAAATGCTCTCATATCTCACAAACATATAGCATAGGGCGCAGTGTGGAGGGAAAAGACTTACTGGCTATTGAATTCTCCAATAACCCTGGACAACATGACCTAT TGGAGCCAGAGATAAAATTAATTGGGAACATGCATGGGAACGAGGTTCTGGGCCGAGAGCTGCTGATCTACCTGGCTCAGTATCTGTGTTCTGAGTATCTGCTGGGCAACGAGCGAATTCAGACCATCATCAACACCACACGCATCCATATCCTACCCTCCATGAATCCCGACGGCTATGAGATTGCCGCTTCTGAG GGTCATGAGTACAACGGGTGGACCAGCGGTCGGGCCAACGCACAGAGTCTCGATCTGAACCGCAACTTCCCCGACCTCACCTCCATCTTCTACAATCGCCGTCGCTTCAGACATTTTCGTAGTGACCACATCCCAATCCCCGAGTCTTACTGGTTAAATAAG GTAGTTGCACCAGAGACCTATGCTATAATGAAGTGGATAAGATCCCATCCTTTCGTTATATCTGCCAGTCTTCACGGTGGAGAGCTGGTCATCTCATACCCTTTTGACTTCTCTAGACACCCTCAAGAAGAAAGGATGTACTCCCCAACACCAGATGAGCAA ATTTTTAGGCAGTTGGCCAGGACGTATGCAGATGCCCATGCCACTATGTCTAACAATGACACAGAGAGATGTGGAGCCTCATTTGCCAGTAAAGGAGGCATCACCAATGGAGCTCAGTGGTATAGCTTTGCTGGAG GGATGTCCGACTTTAACTATCTGCACAGTAACTGTTATGAGATCACTGTGGAGTTGGGCTGTGATAAATTCCCCTCTGAGGAGGAGCTCTACCCCGAGTGGCTCAGGAATAAGGAGGCGCTTCTCAGCTTTATGGAGTTT GTCCACAGAGGTATAAAGGGCATTGTGAAAGATGTACATGGAAATGGCATAAAAGGAGCCACGATATCCGTTAGAGGGATGCGACATGACATCACTACAG cTGAAGATGGTGATTATTGGAGACTGCTGAATCCCGGTGTCCACATTGTGACTGCAGCTGCCTCCGGCTACTCTAAAGTATCTAAGCGCATTCATCTGCCGAGGAACACGCAGGTGGGCCGGGTGGACTTTGTGCTGAAGAAAGTCCCGCGAGAACCCTCTCTTGACTACTTTAACATCCCTGAGCTGGACAACTATGAGCGTTTTGACCCATTTAATCAGTTTGAAGAGTCCAGCCGGAGGGATCTGGGAGAGAATGGGGAGGAGAGGACTGAGAAGCCCTGGTGGTGGGCTTATTTCAGCCAGCTGGGCACGTCTGCACCTACCTGGCTCCTGCGGAACTACTAG
- the gpr78a gene encoding G-protein coupled receptor 26 isoform X2, which translates to MNLLDIFLELLIVVIAVVSLVANLLVLLCFTCSAQVRAQVPGIFIMNLSFCNILISVLNMPSTLLGVAKHQKPFGDHFCYTVSFMDTFLTTNTMLSMAALSIDRWIAVVFPLTYPSKMRLKNAALMVSYAWLHSLAFSLTALLLSWVGYSPAYASCTVHLTEDAEGRGRFAVFTAVFHACTFALSLFVLCFAYLKVLQVARFHCKRIDVITVQTLLLLVDIHPRLTELAPSVKIDRYWGIVSKCLVYSKAASDPFVYSLLRQQYKKALFGICNRILGRNLYTLSGHSSPSDMENECYSQRVNKLMEDNCH; encoded by the exons ATGAACTTATTGGATATCTTTCTAGAACTACTCATCGTTGTAATTGCAGTGGTGTCGCTCGTGGCGAACTTGCTGGTGTTACTGTGCTTCACCTGCAGCGCACAAGTTCGCGCACAGGTGCCGGGGATCTTCATCATGAACCTCTCCTTCTGCAACATCCTCATCTCTGTCCTCAACATGCCTTCCACCTTGCTTGGGGTCGCAAAGCACCAGAAGCCTTTCGGCGACCACTTTTGCTACACAGTGAGCTTCATGGATACTTTTCTGACCACCAACACGATGTTGAGCATGGCAGCTCTCAGCATAGACCGCTGGATAGCCGTGGTTTTCCCTCTGACTTATCCCAGCAAAATGAGACTCAAGAACGCCGCGCTAATGGTCAGCTACGCCTGGCTTCACTCGCTCGCATTCTCGCTCACTGCTCTCCTGCTGTCCTGGGTCGGCTACAGTCCCGCGTACGCGTCTTGCACCGTGCACCTGACAGAAGATGCTGAGGGCCGCGGGCGCTTCGCGGTGTTTACCGCGGTCTTCCACGCTTGCACCTTCGCCCTCTCGCTGTTCGTCTTATGCTTTGCGTACCTGAAAGTGCTACAAGTGGCGCGCTTCCATTGCAAGAGGATAGACGTCATAACGGTGCAGACGCTTTTACTGCTTGTCGACATTCACCCGAG ACTGACCGAACTGGCTCCTTCAGTAAAAATCGACCGTTATTGGGGGATCGTGAGCAAGTGCTTGGTGTACAGCAAAGCTGCGTCTGACCCTTTCGTCTACTCCCTCTTACGGCAACAGTATAAGAAGGCCCTTTTTGGAATTTGCAACAGGATTTTGGGACGGAACCTATACACACTTTCTGGTCACAGCAGTCCCTCGGACATGGAAAATGAATGCTACTCACAAAGGGTTAACAAGCTGATGGAGGATAACTGTCACTAG
- the gpr78a gene encoding G-protein coupled receptor 26 isoform X1, protein MNLLDIFLELLIVVIAVVSLVANLLVLLCFTCSAQVRAQVPGIFIMNLSFCNILISVLNMPSTLLGVAKHQKPFGDHFCYTVSFMDTFLTTNTMLSMAALSIDRWIAVVFPLTYPSKMRLKNAALMVSYAWLHSLAFSLTALLLSWVGYSPAYASCTVHLTEDAEGRGRFAVFTAVFHACTFALSLFVLCFAYLKVLQVARFHCKRIDVITVQTLLLLVDIHPSVKQRCLLEQKKRRQRATKKICVFIGSFVLCFAPYVITRLTELAPSVKIDRYWGIVSKCLVYSKAASDPFVYSLLRQQYKKALFGICNRILGRNLYTLSGHSSPSDMENECYSQRVNKLMEDNCH, encoded by the exons ATGAACTTATTGGATATCTTTCTAGAACTACTCATCGTTGTAATTGCAGTGGTGTCGCTCGTGGCGAACTTGCTGGTGTTACTGTGCTTCACCTGCAGCGCACAAGTTCGCGCACAGGTGCCGGGGATCTTCATCATGAACCTCTCCTTCTGCAACATCCTCATCTCTGTCCTCAACATGCCTTCCACCTTGCTTGGGGTCGCAAAGCACCAGAAGCCTTTCGGCGACCACTTTTGCTACACAGTGAGCTTCATGGATACTTTTCTGACCACCAACACGATGTTGAGCATGGCAGCTCTCAGCATAGACCGCTGGATAGCCGTGGTTTTCCCTCTGACTTATCCCAGCAAAATGAGACTCAAGAACGCCGCGCTAATGGTCAGCTACGCCTGGCTTCACTCGCTCGCATTCTCGCTCACTGCTCTCCTGCTGTCCTGGGTCGGCTACAGTCCCGCGTACGCGTCTTGCACCGTGCACCTGACAGAAGATGCTGAGGGCCGCGGGCGCTTCGCGGTGTTTACCGCGGTCTTCCACGCTTGCACCTTCGCCCTCTCGCTGTTCGTCTTATGCTTTGCGTACCTGAAAGTGCTACAAGTGGCGCGCTTCCATTGCAAGAGGATAGACGTCATAACGGTGCAGACGCTTTTACTGCTTGTCGACATTCACCCGAG TGTAAAGCAACGGTGCTTATTGGAACAGAAGAAAAGGAGGCAGAGGGCCACTAAGAAAATCTGCGTTTTCATCGGCTCGTTCGTCCTGTGCTTCGCCCCCTATGTCATAACACG ACTGACCGAACTGGCTCCTTCAGTAAAAATCGACCGTTATTGGGGGATCGTGAGCAAGTGCTTGGTGTACAGCAAAGCTGCGTCTGACCCTTTCGTCTACTCCCTCTTACGGCAACAGTATAAGAAGGCCCTTTTTGGAATTTGCAACAGGATTTTGGGACGGAACCTATACACACTTTCTGGTCACAGCAGTCCCTCGGACATGGAAAATGAATGCTACTCACAAAGGGTTAACAAGCTGATGGAGGATAACTGTCACTAG